aaaatcaaaatgGGCCTAATCAAAGGTGGTTTCATCTTCGTACTGGGGTCCCTTTGGGGGGCTTATGTTGCTCGAAACTACACAGTTCCAGACATGAAGAAACTGACCCACACAGGATGTGCCAGGGCCAAGCACATGGAGCAAATCTATCGGAAATCCAAGGCCAAGACAGACGACATCGTTCTGGAAGAGTAGTTGCAGAAAGTCAGTGATAGTAGACACAGATTGTTATGGGGTTGTTTAGTATTGGGTTTGTCTGTGATTGTCTCCTGTAATCTGAACTTAAAAGAGTGTTAGAGGCTTTTATAGATTAAGACGTGGAAGTTATTAGATTAAGTTGTGGTAGAAAATAGGACAGATTTTTCttggattctattttttttttgggaaagttgtgttttcatggcccaatttggtaataatattgtttttggaacccaggtttatgaaataggaaaaatatttttcaatgtgGAAACTTATATGGGTTTCATGCACTATGAGCCGGTTGTATTTTTTCTACCGAAATTGCCCCTCCAGGTATCCACATCAGCAACCCATCTCAGCACGGGCTGAAACTGAACCGGTTCAAAACTCCAAAATCAAATGTTGAGCTTCCCACAAAAATACCCTAGCCGACGGTTCTTTCTTCCCTCTTTCTCATTGTTGTCTTCACTCCGTCACCAAGGCGATTTGAGCTTCCCAGAAAAACGGTGCAGCCTACGCTTCAAGACCCTTGCCGACAGttctttcttccttctctcTCATTCGATATATTGGGTATTATTTCTTTATCATTAGGCTCTGTTTTGTTTCACAGAAAATAGTTTCAGTACGAGTTTTCTTTCACTAGGAGTAATGTGCTTTTATTTGGAGGGTTGATGCGCGACTCATATaatttatgatcaaatgattaGAGGGAATTTGTCTGAGCTTTTCTctcagtttttcatttttcaaggaGATATCGATTTCTCTCTATTCATTTTTCTATCAACTTAGTTTGTGGTGTTCATAGTTTAGATCTTTCTGGCCTTTGGGGCTTGCTATGTCGATTTTGTTACTTTTCTGCTGTGTGGGATTCAACTAAGAATTTCACAACCTGATTGTTGGAGTTATATATTTTCCCTTGAAATATGTCTCTGATTTGAATTCGGTTTCTGCTTTAttagaatttcttttctttgtagtttctTGGAGCCTACTTTTTGAAGTGTTGTTAGAGATCAtaaaacacaaatttcatattttctgttGGGGTTATATGGAACCCTTATCTCGTAATTGGAAGTAGGCATAGTTTACCTTGTATGGTTTGTATCGCTTGTGTGGTTTGTGACTGATTTTTATGTTGTAATTGCATACACATGCACAACAGAATCCATCAGAGATTCTACTggtactaaaaaaatgatattagagtTTGCGCCAGTGCACAACAGATATTCATCAAAGTTAAGATTGGCGAAGATTCAGTGCTATGGTTTGAGAAGATCCAATGAAAAGGTTTGTAGAATGATGGAGAATTTGAAGGCAAGgcaacacaaaaagaaaaaaaataaggaaaaaaaggaagaaaaaaaatggagatttgaGCGTTGAAAGTTAGAATCTTCCAACTTTGAGCTAGGGGGAGATTTAAATTATGAGACTGGAAGGTAAAGGTCAGAACATATGCCCTTGAGGGCTGATCAAGTGACAAGGGTTAGGGTGGAGAGgtgggaggttccaagttcaagcCCCAACAAGGACCAAAAATAGATATCTTACCTGTTGAAAATGATCTAGAATGCATGATACAATTGCAAAAGAGGTTTTTTTGGTTGAAAGACcataaaatagaatattatcCATCCCTACTATTGGTCTTTGTTATGACTTTCACTTATCAATCCCAATTTAAATGCAAACATTTTTGGAAGCCTGATACTTAAGCATAATTCTTTTTGCTAATGGTATAAGGTTGGTCTCTGCTTAGGGAATGGCTGGATCATTAATGGTCcttctaaagaataaaatagCAAATTGAGATTGTTATGCTGTGGGTTACTCCTTCCTTGGACAAAAACTTATGGATAAACAAGCTTTAAATAGTTTGGATAGATAGGATAAGGTGGTGCCTTTTGagttccatttcattttttctaggTTGTTTTGGAGGTTGACTTCTGTTGAAGGTGGCCTTTGTTGCATAATAAATGGCCAGTTTGAAGAAGAGTGAGCTATATAGGAAATAGGAAATGCTATACAGGAACTATTTGAACTCATACGTGTCTCATTTATCTATGGCAATCAATCAAGCATTGCATGCATATAGAATTCATATGGACGTGGATGTCTCGACTTTTGTGCATGTCCAACCACACCTTGTGCAACAACTGAATGGgtaaaatattcatatattctAACCAAAACGGACATTTgaggtgaatttttttttcttagatttCTATCATCTACATGACAAGCCTAAATGTGATGTGTTATAGGTTCGACTGTGGTATCCTTGCACTAAAGttcatggaattttggaatgGGGCGACCTTAACTACTTCAGTGGCAGAGGTTAGAGCTGGTTTACATCctaattggttttgtttttttttttttttttaaaaaaaaaaacagtatgAACTAAGTTTTTCCCATTTCTGTAGGACAAGCTGAACATGTACAGACTCCAGCTAGTTGTGGAACTATTGCTCAATGAACGCAACACTGTTAGAGATAAAATTATGGCCTCCTGTCATTTGTGACTTTATGGTTGATGATAAGTTTTTTCCTATCTGATGCTACTTACCATATAAAGCAATACTTGATTGTAGTTTGTCCACAAAATGACTGAATTCATATCCTGTTATGTGATGATGTGATTTTGTTCCCATTCTAAAACCATTATTTATGTTCTATATTTATTGTATCTTATTAATTATACAACATCCCATTGTAATAGTGACAGTATGGTGATGCTGAATGTCAGGACTTTATGTACACCAATGGGCAACGCGTAAGGGAAAGAAAGACTGCATGGTGATGCTGTTGCTATAGCTTACGAGAGGGAGTAATATCAGAATGAGTCATATGTTATCCTTTTTGTTCGGATTGTATGAAGCAAACTTGGTTTACCATATGATCAAAATTAGGGTTGTTCATTAATGTGAAATATTGTATATGAAAGGGAGTAGGAAAGGAGTTGTTCATTATTCTGGGGCATCTTATGTCAATGTCATAGGTAGGTTGGAGGTTTCTTTAGTTTGTTGActatattagaaacattttgcTGATGTACAAATTCCAAGGACTatgtttgtgttttgttttataCAGGAAATCCTAATAGAGATAAGGCATTTGTTGCATatcctttcaattttttagattgGCATGTGCTGAGATAATTCTTTGTTACATATCacgattttttttcttttagttaataaaaatatgataaaatcgtctaatgaaaaataaagacaaaaagttATACAGGGTTCCAAAATGCTTTTGCATGTTGCTCATGTTTTGCTTCCAACAATCTACAGGTTGTgataggaaaataaatatatgttacaAAACCTCAAAAAAAAGTGGTTCACATGATCACATTCCATATCCAACCACAACCATTCAAAATGTAGATGAATACCAAAATGGGAAAACAACTGTTTACTTAAATAAATAGTCACAACAAAATATTGACAAAAGAACAACATTTCTCGAATGTCCAGTTAGGTAGTAcatgaggtacattaaggtagtacctcatggtcttaaggtagtacctcatgtCCATTAAGATAGTACCTTAAATTTAtgatgattacataagctaTCGAATGAGTAACCACGAATAATATAATAATGGCATGGTGTAATATGTAATACAATGAACTAATTCTGAGTTAAATCACAGAAGAGCATCATTTCTCCAAGgtgccttaaggtagtaccttaggtacattaaggtagtacctcatgtgcattaaggtagtacctcatgtgcattaaggtagtacctcatgtgcattaaggtagtaccttacattttttatgattacataagctaccgAATGAGTGAGCAATAAGAATATAATAATGGCATGTTGTAAtatgtaatgcaatgaactaattCTGAGTTAAATCACAGAAGAGCATCATTTCTCCAAGgtgccttaaggtagtaccttaggtacattaaggtagtacctcatgtgcattaaggtagtacctcatgtgcattaaggtagtaccttacatttttatgattacataagctaccgAATGAGTGAGCAATAAGAATATAATAATGGCATGTTGTAAtatgtaatgcaatgaactaattCTGAGTTAAATCACAAAAGAGCATCATTTCTCCAAGgtgccttaaggtagtaccttaggtacattaaggtagtacctcatgtgcattaaggtagtacctcatgtgcattaaggtagtaccttacattttttatgattacataagctatCGAATGAGTGAGCAATAAGAATATAATAATGGCATGTTGTAAtatgtaatgcaatgaactaattCTGAGTTAAATCACAGAAGAGCAACATTTCTCCAATGttccttaaggtagtaccttaggtacattaaggtagtacctcatgtgcattaaggtagtacctcatgtgcattaaggtagtaccttacatttattatgattacataagctaccgAATGAGTGAGCAATAAGAATATAATAATGGCATGTTGTAAtatgtaatgcaatgaactaattCTGAGTTAAATCACAGAAGAGCAACATTTCTCCAATGTTccttaaggtagtacatgaGATACATTAATGTAGTACATCAGGGTCATTACGGTAGTACATCATgatcattaaggtagtaccttaaatttctgatgattacataagctaccTTAATGATCATGAGAaattcaggtactaccttaatgcacataaggtactatcttaatggtcttaaggtactaccttatgtacctcaggtactaccttaacgcacctGTGAGAAATGTAGCCATTATGTGGCTTCggatttttattagttaatttcattacctatTGCAGCATGACACTACCATAAACAATATTCGATAACCTGTTTATAATGTAgtaaatcaaaccaaacaaacCTCCCAACTTACCAATAACATTAACAGAAGATGCTATGTAAAAGCTTACACAATAACTACATATGAAAGGAAAGCCGTGAAACAAATTGCTAATGTCAGTATAGAAGGATAAACTGAAACTGCATCAGTGTACAAACAAATAGGATACAGTCTATGTTTGTTGTTCTGTATGAAATTGAGTACCATACCCATAATAAACCTATCACTTTGGATCACATCTTACAATCACAGTTGTTGTCCAATCAGTCGCCAATAACAACACTGGACCAACACCATTAACtataataaaagaacaaatactgAACTATATGTCCATGTTCCTACTCCCTTCCTTTACAATATTGAAGGAAAAATGAACAGCCCTATTACATTCGGTTACTGCATCCCATATGCTCCAGCAGTAGCATTAGCAGGTACTCTTCTTTTCCCTACACGTTGGTCATTCTTGTACATAAAGTCCTCATATTCAGCATAACCCAACTGCCACTGTTACAAGTGGAACAAATCACATCAGCACACAACATGAtatgaattaataaatttttggacaaaCTACAATCAACCCTTGGTCATTTTGGTACGTAGCAGCAGATAGGAAGAAACTTATCATGAACTATGAAGTCACAAATGACATGCGGCCATAATTGTATCTCTGACACTGTTGCGTTCATTGAGCACTAGTTGCAGCACTAGCTGGAGTCTGTACATGTTCGTCTTGTCCTACGCAAATGGGAAAAAATTATTCCATGCGGttgggaaaaaaacaaagaaaaacagtCCAAGTTTGACAGTGTAAACCAACTCTAACCACTGCCACTGAAGTAGTTAAGGTCGCCCcattccaaaattccatgaaCTTTAGTGCAAGGATACCACAGTCGAACCTATAACACATCAGAAATGTGTTAGATGATAGATATCtgataaatcaaattatttagaaatgttTCTTTCGTTGGAATATCTGAATGCTTTACCCATTCAGCTGTTGGAGAAGGTGTGGTTGGACATGCACAAAACTTGAGACATCCACATCCATATGGATTCTATATGCATGCAGTGCTTTGTGGAGTGCCAATTGATAATCGTCGTGTTGCAGCACTGATGTTGTTGCCCCGCCTTAGGGGCAATGACGAAAGTATCTCAACTCTTCCAGCTGCAAAATTAACAACATGCACGTGCCAGTGATTATTCTCGCAAACCGGGATGAACATCTGCATAACAATTCAAGAGTTATTAGCTTTATGTCATTACTTTATAGTCATTCCCAATACCCTTGCATTTATTACTATGGAATTGAACTTTAGATATGTTCATTTACCATGTCACATGAACTAAGATCATGGCCCAATGTGTCAGGATCCAGATACATAGCGCATCTTTCCAGGATGACTTGCGTGGTTGCATTAGATTTGAGGTTGCTTAGAACAACCTGTTCAAAAGGGTGAGGTGAATCAATACAAACATCAATATCTACTCTTCTAGTTGCAAACCAAGTGAATTTAGGATATTAGAGGCTAACCGAGAACGAAGGCTCAAAAAAATGTGCGCGAGGTGGTGGTGCTTGTTGTCTATTCATCATGCGAGAGACAATCGCAACAATCTGTCAAAGTTGtgtaaaataacatattttacaaCCTCCATCAACACTTTATCGATTCAAATGACTTATTAATTGTGAATTTAGTAAGGCATAAGGATAAGTAACCTACCATTGAATTAACCCACCGCCCTGCATTTAGACAAGAAAGTTCCTCCCGTCTAATGTACATCCCATACATGTCGCACAAAATCTCACTACAATGACATGAAAGTAAATTTGTCATTATGATGTACAGTTATTGACctataaaatgattataaaaatgagttttaGAAATCTTAAGTGTACCTAGGATCACCCATTTCAGCCAAAGCATAATCTGCTACTACCCGATCTGCATGAGGtatttttgggaattgttttaCACATTGGGCGACAAACGGACTTTTGCAAGCGGGAGGACGCTTGACAATCCTCTTAGCGGTCTGCTTATATCTCTTCATTGATGAAGGTTTAGGGGCTTGGGTGCCACTCCCACCCGCGTCTTCACCTTCTTCCGCATCCTCTACTGTCACTTCAGCTGGAAGGGATGCCTGTGCCTGAGACTGTGGGACCAGTGGCTCGGAATAAGTGGGAGCTGGTGATGGTCCCATTCCAACTGGTGAATGAGGGGTTGGTACGAGGCTGTCTTCTGGTTCAATTTCCTCAGCTGATGGCTGCCTCACTGGTGTTGGCCGCAATGGTTGATCTTTAGTGTGGTGCTCTGTTGATGGGCAAGGGACGGAAGAATTCCCCTCTGATCCACCGGCCCGGCAACGTAATGCACCCACATCCCGCACCAAAGACAAAGCTAATCTAAGCATAGTCTCTGATGTCTCACTGATGCGGGCTTCAATAACCTGTTATAAAGtggaacaaaaaatattataagcatAGTATTGTATGGAGTCTGTATGGAACAACATGTATGAGTGGTTAGTGGCTATGCAATACCTCTGTAGCATCGTCACCGGCTGTGGAGGTTGAGGCTACTGATGGTAGCAATATGTCAGGTGTGCTTTGTGGCTGTTCCTGTGCCTGCACAATGCACCATCAGTTGAATTAGAGAAGCAACAAATTGGGACTGACTTGAATAAGCTACTATGGTCATTTTACTATTACGAAAAGCTATGTTCATTTATAGCATACATCCACATGCCCATATCCACCGAAAGTTGATATTTCAGCCGCTAAGCGGCGCTTTATGACATCGTCACTCCATGCAGCAGCAAGCGGCCTGGTCACCTCAACAATAACTGATGGCATATAGAAGAATGCCATATAAAAGAGCTGTACAAGGGTAGTATACGAAACAATAAGCATTAAATTATGGAATTGTAGTAAcaatgagttttaaaataaaatgtaaacaAAGTTGAACCTAATTGCAGAATACTGTGTACCCTTGACTGTACCTGGAGGAACATGAGGCAGCCTCGGATGTAAGTAGGCTGCTTTTGCCGATATTCCTTAATGCCGTCCTCTAAGTGTTGCAGCAGAAACTTAGCCCAATTCATTTGGACACCAAGATCAGAATCCCATATGGTGTCCCATAGGTCATGACTTCCTTCAAGTTTGGAATTAGGTGCCAGCAGAGTGGcacaagaaaaaattaaaaatgattttaaaaaatcatcacCAACAGGCAGATTGTCAAGGTTTTGCTCCAAAACCCTGAGAGTGTATGTGCGGTTGGAGGGGCCTGTTCTCTTAACAATAACCAAGTCTTCCCCGATGTTAGGGATGCCCATGACTTGGCTGACATGTTGTTCATTAACATTGACAGCACTGCCAGTTGCCATTTTTAAGCCTGTGGTAAGTAAAGTCATATTGAGATATGAGCCACCCGCACAGCTCATATCTCAGCTCTCGACAGGCAAATTTTAACAGGCCCCCAAATCCCATATCTGTGATGGCTTGGTGTTTTCTGGTGGTAAGCGCGCAATCACAGTGATGAATTTCCTTCCAGAACACCGGGACTTTGGGAGCTTTTcctacaattaaaattaaatattggtcAGTGATaggaaaatataatatatggaaatatgcattaaaggtgAAATTGAAGATTCAATGCATTGTTGAATGAAATCCGTGTTGCCGACATCTGCACATGTTGCAGGGACATGTTCCTTCCTTTTCCTCCTTTCTGTTGCCATGCCTAGAATAATGGAAGCGTAATTAATTAAACCTGCAAAGTAAGAACTGTTAGCGTACAGTTGTGGCTGGTATTGGACAAGCCATGAAGAAGTgtggtgaaaaataaattttcttagaGTGCATGGGAACACAAATGATGCCACTCATTCAAAGTATTTATTTTCAGATAATTAAATGATGCCACCAAATGATACATGGGAACACAAACTGCAGTATGGTTAAAATGGCTTAAGCAATGTAATCTTAGCAAATACATGGGATTTGAGTAAATACCATTAAAACAAGATGTGGTGCAAACATAGTTCGGACTTTGTGAAAGAACTGAATCAGCAGAGAAATATAATGTAACTCAATGAACATTGCAGGTGAATGGAAAGGCACAAAACATTCAAATAGTAACGATGATTGGGTGACAACCAGTTAGTTGGAATAGAGTAATACAAAATCAGCATAATGCAATAAGTAGACAAATATGCATTTAAGGCAAAGGATTTTTGCAGGTTTTTCTATTGTGGCCGGACATATGACAACGAGAGCAATAAACAGTTCGTTTATCTTGAAATTGAGACTCAATGCGCTTCTTCCTTGGCCTTCCGGGAGGGCGCTTTGTATGTGGAGGCTTTAGCGAGAAGAACACCTCCCCGGTGATAGATCGAACCAAACCATCATCGTCCACAGTAGGCATGTCATGGGTCTCTATGCCGGAGAAAGAACCCCCATATATCAACTCTTGCATTGGGTATTTGTAGCAATCATCGACGAAATCAGTAACATTTTGACCAATGGAAATAATGACGGCTGTGGCATGCTCACAAGGGATTCCCAACATTTGCCAACCCCTACAAGTGCATGTACGGTTCAGAATGTCTACATTTAACAAGGCTCT
The sequence above is drawn from the Vitis riparia cultivar Riparia Gloire de Montpellier isolate 1030 chromosome 15, EGFV_Vit.rip_1.0, whole genome shotgun sequence genome and encodes:
- the LOC117931895 gene encoding uncharacterized protein LOC117931895, which translates into the protein MATGSAVNVNEQHVSQVMGIPNIGEDLVIVKRTGPSNRTYTLRVLEQNLDNLPVGSHDLWDTIWDSDLGVQMNWAKFLLQHLEDGIKEYRQKQPTYIRGCLMFLQLFYMAFFYMPSVIVEVTRPLAAAWSDDVIKRRLAAEISTFGGYGHVDAQEQPQSTPDILLPSVASTSTAGDDATEVIEARISETSETMLRLALSLVRDVGALRCRAGGSEGNSSVPCPSTEHHTKDQPLRPTPVRQPSAEEIEPEDSLVPTPHSPVGMGPSPAPTYSEPLVPQSQAQASLPAEVTVEDAEEGEDAGGSGTQAPKPSSMKRYKQTAKRIVKRPPACKSPFVAQCVKQFPKIPHADRVVADYALAEMGDPSEILCDMYGMYIRREELSCLNAGRWVNSMIVAIVSRMMNRQQAPPPRAHFFEPSFSVVLSNLKSNATTQVILERCAMYLDPDTLGHDLSSCDMMFIPVCENNHWHVHVVNFAAGRVEILSSLPLRRGNNISAATRRLSIGTPQSTACI